Proteins from a single region of Oryza brachyantha chromosome 6, ObraRS2, whole genome shotgun sequence:
- the LOC102707992 gene encoding probable inorganic phosphate transporter 1-9 → MAPIRVLAALDQARTQYYHFKAIVIAGMGLFTDSYDLFCISPVMKIVGRVYFSDAVGGGSGRSGPGVTPPAVVSATVGVALLGAVAGNVVFGALGDREGRRRVYGACLLLMVCSSVGSGFSVCRTRRCALSSLCFFRFLLGVGIGGDYPLSATIMSEFANRRTRGAFIAAVFSMQGFGILVSSAVTMAVAAAFDHYTGYPAPLDTPESADLAWRIILMAGAVPAAVTYYWRMSMPETARFTALVERDVAKATNDIGRVLGDLDLGAVADEEAAAAALGTPPAAPAPRHSYGLFSRRFVRQHGRDLFACAAAWFLLDIPYYSSTLFQSQIYRPWFPPAADVNAFQEAFNVAKFQAIIAVASTIPGYFAAMLLIDRVGRRRLQMAGFLLMAVFLFALAGPYDRYWRDHAKTGGYIVLYSLTFFSANLGPNTTTFILPAELFPARFRSTCHGLSGAAGKLGALVGSIGFVWASASQQKDSGMMYSLFVLGGICLVGLALTYAFTPETMTRSLEENESEQAQSQVGDGDSDAAGTRSAGLRFQELSIYTEAAKSPASMASSHLSMSPILPHRASL, encoded by the exons ATGGCGCCGATAAGGGTGCTGGCTGCGCTGGACCAGGCGCGGACGCAGTACTACCACTTCAAGGCCATCGTCATCGCCGGCATGGGCCTCTTCACCGACTCCTACGACCTCTTCTGCATCTCGCCGGTCATGAAGATCGTGGGGCGCGTGTACTTCTccgacgccgtcggcggcgggagcgggaggagcGGCCCCGGGgtgacgccgccggccgtcgtgtCGGCCACCGTCGGCGTCGCGCTGCTGGGCGCGGTGGCCGGGAACGTGGTGTTCGGCGCGCTGGGCGACcgcgaggggcggcggcgcgtgtaCGGCGCGTGCCTGCTGCTGATGGTGTGCAGCTCCGTCGGGAGCGGCTTCTCCGTCTGCCGGACGCGCCGGTGCGCGCTCTCCAGCCTCTGCTTCTTCCGCTTCCTCCTCGGCGtcggcatcggcggcgacTACCCGCTGTCGGCGACCATCATGTCGGAGTTCGCCAACCGGCGCACCCGCGGCGCCTTCATCGCCGCCGTGTTCTCCATGCAGGGGTTCGGCATCCTGGTCAGCTCCGCGGTCACcatggccgtcgccgccgccttcgacCACTACACCGGCTACCCGGCGCCGCTCGACACGCCGGAGTCCGCCGACCTCGCCTGGCGGATCATACTcatggccggcgccgtccccgccgcgGTCACGTACTACTGGAGGATGTCCATGCCGGAGACGGCCAG GTTTACGGCGCTGGTGGAGCGCGACGTGGCGAAGGCGACCAACGACATCGGCCGCGTCCTGGGCGACCTGGACCtgggcgccgtcgccgacgaggaggcagcggcagcggcgttGGGCAcgcctccggcggcgccggcgccgcgccactCGTACGGCCTCTTCTCGCGCCGGTTCGTCCGGCAGCACGGGCGCGACCTGTTCgcgtgcgcggcggcgtggtTCCTCCTCGACATCCCCTACTACAGCAGCACGCTGTTCCAGTCGCAGATCTACCGGCCGTGGTTTCCGCCGGCCGCGGATGTGAACGCGTTCCAGGAGGCGTTCAACGTGGCCAAGTTCCAGGCGatcatcgccgtcgcctccaccatCCCGGGGTACTTCGCCGCCATGCTCCTCATCGACCgcgtcggccgccggcggctccaGATGGCCGGGTTCCTCCTCATGGCCGTCTTCCTCTTCGCGCTCGCCGGGCCGTACGACCGCTACTGGCGCGACCACGCCAAGACCGGCGGCTACATCGTGCTCTACTCGCTCACCTTCTTCTCCGCCAACCTCGGGCccaacaccaccaccttcatccTGCCGGCCGAGCTCTTCCCGGCGCGGTTCCGGTCGACCTGCCACGGGCTGTCCGGCGCGGCCGGGAAGCTCGGCGCGCTCGTCGGCTCCATCGGCTTCGTGTGGGCGTCGGCGTCGCAGCAGAAGGACAGCGGCATGATGTACTCGCTGTTCGTTCTTGGCGGGATCTGCCTGGTCGGGCTGGCCCTCACCTACGCCTTCACGccggagacgatgacgcggtCGCTGGAGGAGAACGAGAGCGAGCAGGCGCAGAGCcaggtcggcgacggcgacagcgacgccgCCGGAACCCGCAGTGCTGGGCTGCGCTTCCAAGAGCTAAGTATATACACGGAGGCGGCCAAGAGCCCGGCGTCCATGGCGAGCTCGCATCTTAGCATGTCACCCATCCTGCCACACCGGGCATCACTGTAA
- the LOC102708273 gene encoding probable inorganic phosphate transporter 1-10 — protein MAPIGVLTALDQARTQYYHFKAIVIAGMGLFTDSYDLFCIAPVMKIVGRVYYYPDVDDGGSGGSSRSRPGVTPRAVVSATVGVALLGAVIGNVVFGALGDRVGRRRVYGVCLLLMVCSSIGSGFSVCRTRRCVLSSLCFFRFLLGVGIGGDYPLSATIMSEFANRRTRGAFIAAVFSMQGFGILVSSAVTMAVTAAFDHYTGYPAPLDTPDSADLAWRIILMAGAVPAAATYYWRMSMPETARYTALVQRDVVKATNDIGRVLTDLDLIAVAEEEAAALRRPPPGAPAPPPSGPYGLFSRRFVRQHGRDLFACSAAWFLLDIPYYSSTLFQSHIYRPLFPAPEHVNAFQEAFNVAKFQAIIAVASTIPGYFAAVLLIDRVGRRRLQMAGFLLMAVFLLALAGPYDEYWQDHAKHAGYIVLYALTFFSANLGPNTTTFILPAELFPARFRSTCHGLSGAAGKLGALVGSIGFVWASHQRAMPQAGRLPGIGMMYALFVLGGICLVGLALTYAFTPETMMRSLEENESDRAQVTTQVGDGGSDVPGAGTEAAKSPTSTTSSQISMSPILPHRVSAV, from the exons atggcgccGATCGGTGTGCTGACGGCGCTGGACCAGGCGCGGACGCAGTACTACCACTTCAAGGCCATCGTCATCGCCGGGATGGGGCTCTTCACCGACTCCTACGACCTCTTCTGCATCGCGCCCGTCATGAAGATCGTGGGGCGGGTGTACTACTACCccgacgtcgacgacggcggtagcggcggcagcagcagaagccGCCCCGGGGTGACGCCGCGGGCCGTCGTGTCGGCCACCGTCGGCGTCGCGCTGCTGGGCGCGGTGATCGGGAACGTGGTGTTCGGCGCGCTGGGCGACCgcgtggggcggcggcgcgtgtaCGGCGTGTGCCTGCTGCTGATGGTGTGCAGCTCCATCGGGAGCGGCTTCTCCGTCTGCCGCACGCGCCGGTGCGTGCTCTCCAGCCTATGCTTCTTCCGCTTCCTCCTCGGCGtcggcatcggcggcgacTACCCGCTGTCGGCGACCATCATGTCGGAGTTCGCCAACCGGCGCACCCGCGGCGCCTTCATCGCCGCCGTGTTCTCCATGCAGGGGTTCGGCATCCTGGTCAGCTCCGCGGTCACCAtggccgtcaccgccgccttcGACCACTACACCGGCTACCCGGCGCCGCTCGACACGCCGGACTCCGCCGACCTCGCCTGGCGGATCATACTcatggccggcgccgtccccgccgcgGCCACGTACTACTGGAGGATGTCCATGCCGGAGACGGCCAG GTATACGGCGCTGGTGCAGCGCGACGTGGTGAAGGCAACCAACGACATCGGCCGCGTCCTGACCGACCTGGACCTCATCGCggtcgccgaggaggaggcggcggcgctgcggcgacCTCCGCcgggggcgccggcgccgccgccgagcggtCCCTACGGCCTCTTCTCCCGGCGCTTCGTCCGGCAGCACGGGCGCGACCTGTTCGCGTGCTCGGCGGCGTGGTTCCTCCTCGACATCCCCTACTACAGCAGCACGCTGTTCCAGTCGCACATCTACCGGCCGCTGTTCCCGGCGCCGGAGCACGTGAACGCGTTCCAGGAGGCGTTCAACGTGGCCAAGTTCCAGGCGatcatcgccgtcgcctccaccatCCCGGGCTACTTCGCCGCCGTGCTCCTCATCGACCgcgtcggccgccggcggctccaGATGGCCGGGTTCCTCCTCATggccgtcttcctcctcgcgctcGCGGGGCCGTACGACGAGTACTGGCAAGACCACGCCAAGCACGCCGGCTACATCGTGCTCTACGCGCTCACATTCTTCTCCGCCAACCTCGGGCccaacaccaccaccttcatccTGCCGGCGGAGCTCTTCCCGGCGCGGTTCCGGTCGACCTGCCACGGGCTGTCCGGCGCGGCCGGGAAGCTCGGCGCGCTCGTCGGCTCCATCGGCTTCGTGTGGGCGTCGCATCAAAGGGCCATGCCGCAGGCTGGGCGCCTGCCGGGCATCGGCATGATGTACGCGCTGTTCGTTCTTGGCGGCATCTGCCTGGTCGGGCTGGCCCTCACCTACGCGTTCACGCCGGAGACGATGATGCGGTCGCTGGAGGAGAACGAGAGCGACAGGGCCCAGGTGACCACCcaggtcggcgacggcggcagcgacgtccccggcgccggcacggAGGCGGCCAAGAGCCCGACGTCCACGACGAGCTCGCAGATCAGCATGTCGCCCATCCTTCCACACCGGGTCTCTGCTGTGTGA